Below is a window of Caballeronia insecticola DNA.
ATGCGCGAGATTCGCGCACGACAGTGCGCCGCGCGCGGGGAACATGCCTTGCGCAGCGTCGATGCGCGCGAGATAGGCCGCACGCGTCGGCTTGCTGCGCTCGATGATGCGGTCGGTGACTTTTTTGAGTTGCGAATGCGGGGAAACCATCGATGCTCCTTCGTCTCACTCCCGGCGCGCCTGCCGTCGAGCTTTGGGTTTTGAATCGCGAGGAACGGCGGATTGGGTCTTTGTAGTGTCTGTGTGCCGATGTCCGGAATATTAGTAGAAAAACTACACGAAGACAACGCGCTTTTCCGGCACAATCGTTAAGCGATCGCTTATCTCTGTGCCTTTTCTGGAGCGCATCTCAGGGAAATCCCTGAGATTCTTCGTCGAAAATATGTAGTATTTGTACAAGACCGATCATCGGCTATAGTCGCAGGCAATTTTCAGCATAGGCGAGATTTCCGATGTTGCTGTCCCAAGTCGAAGCGATGCGCGAACAGTTGCGCCCCTCGGAGCGCAAGCTGGCCGATTACGTGCTCGAAGCGCCGCGCGAAGTGCTCGATCTGTCGATGACCGATTTCGCCGCGCGCGCGGGCGTCAGCCAGCCGACTATCGCGCGTTTCTGTCAGGCGCTAGGTTTCTCGGGATTTCGCGAGTTCAAGATACGCCTCGCTCAAAGCGTAGCAGCCGACGTTCCCACGGTTTATCGCGACGTGCGCAGCGACGAGCCCGCCGCCGGCGTCGCGGCGAAGGTGCTGGACCGGACCATCGGCGCGCTGATTCAGGTGCGCAATAGTCTTTCGTCGGACAGCGTGGCGGCGGCGATCGCACTGCTGGCGCAGGCGCGGCGCATCGAGTTTTACGGCGCGGGCGGCTCGGGTATCGCCGCGCTCGACATGCAGCACAAGTTCTTCAAGCTGGGCGTGCCGTCGGTCGCCTATTCCGATCCGCATACGTACACGACTTCCGCCGCGCTGCTGGGCGACGGCGATGTCGTCGTCGCGATCTCGAACACGGGCCGCACGCGCGACATTCTGGACGCGTGCAAATCGGCGCTGCACGGCGGCGCGAAGGTCATCGCGATCACGCACGGCAACTCGCCGCTCGCGCGCATGGCGACGGTCGGACTCTTCGCCAACGTCGATGAAGACACGGATATTTTTTCGCCGATGACGTCACGCGTTTCGCATCTCGCGATCGGCGACATTCTGGCGGTGGGCCTTGCGCTCGCGCGCGGGCCGGAACTGGCGGAGAAGCTCGCCGAAGCGAAAGACGTGCTGGAGAGCCGGCGCGTGGGCACGTGAGCCGCGCGCGCGGCCCACGCTAAAAACGCTAAAAACTCAGAATGGCTTGATGACGACGAGCAGCGTCGCGCCGAGCAACCCGAGCACGGGCAATTCGTTGAACATGCGGTACCATTTGTCCGAGCGCGTGTTTTCGCCGCGCTGGAAGGTATGCAGCAGGCGCCCGCAATACGCGTGATACACGATGATCAGCGCGACGATCGTGAGCTTTGCGTGCAGCCAGCCCTGCCCCGCGCCGATCCCGACGACGAGCCACAGCCACAACCCGCAGGCGAGCGCCGGCACCGCGATGAACGTCATGAAGCGAAACAACTTGCGCGCCATCAGCAACAGGCGCGCGGTGGCGGCGGCGTCCGTTTCCATCGCGAGGTTCACGAAAATGCGCGGCAGATAAAAAAGCCCCGCGAACCACGAAGCCACCAGCACGATATGCAGCGATTTGATCCAGAGCATCGTTCTTGTCGTTCGGGCGTGCTTGTTGGTGGAATTGTTGCGGAAAGGATGAGCGGGATTACCGGCGCACTTCCCCGCGGCCGAGCACGACGTATTTCAGCGACGTCAGCCCGTCCAGCCCGACCGGGCCGCGCGCGTGCAGCTTGTCGTTCGAAATGCCGATTTCTGCGCCCAGCCCGAACTCGAAGCCATCGGCGAAACGCGTCGACGCGTTGACCATCACGCTCGCCGAATCGACTTCGCGCAGGAAACGCATCGCGCGGTCGTGGTCTTCGGTGACGATCGCGTCGGTGTGATGCGAGCCGTAGGTGTTGATATGGTCGATGGCTTCGTCGAGACCGCCGACGACCTTGATCGACAGAATCGGCGCGAGATATTCCG
It encodes the following:
- a CDS encoding MurR/RpiR family transcriptional regulator, coding for MLLSQVEAMREQLRPSERKLADYVLEAPREVLDLSMTDFAARAGVSQPTIARFCQALGFSGFREFKIRLAQSVAADVPTVYRDVRSDEPAAGVAAKVLDRTIGALIQVRNSLSSDSVAAAIALLAQARRIEFYGAGGSGIAALDMQHKFFKLGVPSVAYSDPHTYTTSAALLGDGDVVVAISNTGRTRDILDACKSALHGGAKVIAITHGNSPLARMATVGLFANVDEDTDIFSPMTSRVSHLAIGDILAVGLALARGPELAEKLAEAKDVLESRRVGT
- a CDS encoding CopD family protein, yielding MLWIKSLHIVLVASWFAGLFYLPRIFVNLAMETDAAATARLLLMARKLFRFMTFIAVPALACGLWLWLVVGIGAGQGWLHAKLTIVALIIVYHAYCGRLLHTFQRGENTRSDKWYRMFNELPVLGLLGATLLVVIKPF